Proteins from a genomic interval of Aureimonas sp. AU20:
- a CDS encoding formate--tetrahydrofolate ligase — MEPILVAEPLSDIAIARAAHKKPIAEIAARLAIPAEAIIPYGRDKAKLDGDFLKTLGDRPDGKLILVTAINPTPAGEGKTTTTVGLGDGLNRIGKRAAICLREPSLGPCFGQKGGAAGGGYAQVIPMEDINLHFTGDFHAITTAHNLLAAMVDNHLHWGNALGLDPRRIVWRRVLDMNDRALRDMVQSLGGPANGLPRESGFDITVASEIMAIVCLAADVDDLQERLGRIVVGYRPDKSRVTARDLQADGAMAALLKDAMLPNLVQTVENNPAFVHGGPFANIAHGCNSVVATRAALKLADYVVTEAGFGADLGAEKFFDIKCRQAGLKPAATVIVATVRALKMNGGVAKADLSAENVEAVRRGAVNLKRHVGNCISFGVPAIVAINHFGTDTEAEIEAVRVAAAEAGVEAVLCRHWAQGSAGAEELAEKVALLADSGRARFKPIYTDETSLLGKIETVVKDIYHGAAVTAEPAVLRMLESFEADGYGRLPVCMAKTQYSFSTDPALLGAPSDHIVHVREVRLAAGAGFVVAICGDILTMPGLPRHPAAERIFLDREGRVEGLF, encoded by the coding sequence ATGGAGCCTATTCTCGTGGCCGAGCCTCTGTCCGACATCGCCATCGCCCGCGCCGCCCACAAGAAGCCGATCGCCGAGATCGCGGCGCGGCTCGCCATTCCCGCCGAGGCGATCATTCCCTACGGCCGCGACAAGGCCAAGCTCGACGGCGACTTTCTCAAGACCTTGGGCGATCGTCCGGACGGCAAGCTCATTCTCGTCACCGCGATCAACCCGACGCCGGCCGGCGAGGGCAAGACCACGACGACCGTCGGCCTCGGCGACGGGCTGAACCGCATCGGCAAGCGCGCCGCGATCTGCCTGCGCGAGCCCTCGCTCGGCCCCTGCTTCGGGCAGAAGGGCGGAGCGGCGGGCGGCGGGTATGCGCAAGTCATCCCGATGGAGGACATCAACCTCCATTTCACCGGCGATTTCCACGCCATCACCACGGCGCACAACCTGCTCGCCGCCATGGTCGACAATCATCTCCACTGGGGCAACGCGCTAGGGCTCGACCCGCGCCGCATCGTCTGGCGCCGCGTGCTGGACATGAACGACCGGGCGCTGCGCGACATGGTGCAGTCGCTGGGCGGCCCGGCCAACGGCCTGCCGCGCGAATCGGGCTTCGACATCACCGTCGCCTCCGAGATCATGGCCATCGTCTGCCTCGCGGCCGATGTCGACGATCTGCAGGAGCGGCTCGGGCGGATCGTCGTGGGCTACCGCCCCGACAAGTCGCGCGTCACGGCGCGGGATCTTCAGGCCGATGGCGCCATGGCGGCGCTGCTCAAGGACGCGATGCTGCCCAATCTCGTGCAGACGGTGGAGAACAATCCCGCCTTCGTCCATGGCGGGCCCTTCGCCAACATCGCCCATGGCTGCAACTCGGTCGTGGCGACGCGCGCCGCGCTGAAGCTCGCCGACTATGTCGTGACGGAGGCCGGCTTCGGGGCCGATCTCGGCGCCGAGAAGTTCTTCGACATCAAATGCCGGCAGGCGGGCCTGAAGCCGGCCGCAACCGTGATCGTCGCCACCGTGCGGGCGCTGAAAATGAATGGCGGCGTCGCCAAGGCAGACCTCTCGGCCGAGAATGTCGAGGCCGTGCGGCGCGGCGCGGTCAACCTAAAGCGCCATGTCGGCAACTGCATTTCCTTCGGCGTGCCGGCGATCGTCGCGATCAACCATTTCGGCACGGACACGGAGGCCGAGATCGAGGCAGTTCGCGTGGCCGCCGCTGAGGCAGGCGTCGAGGCCGTGCTCTGCCGCCATTGGGCGCAAGGTTCGGCCGGCGCGGAGGAGCTGGCGGAGAAGGTGGCGCTGCTGGCCGATTCCGGCCGCGCGCGTTTCAAGCCGATCTACACCGACGAGACCAGCCTTCTCGGCAAGATCGAAACCGTGGTGAAGGACATCTATCACGGCGCGGCGGTGACGGCCGAGCCGGCGGTGCTTCGCATGCTGGAAAGCTTCGAGGCGGATGGCTATGGCCGGTTGCCCGTCTGCATGGCGAAGACGCAGTATTCCTTCTCTACCGACCCCGCGCTGCTCGGCGCGCCGAGCGACCACATCGTCCATGTCCGCGAGGTGCGTCTGGCCGCCGGCGCAGGCTTCGTCGTCGCGATCTGCGGCGACATCCTCACCATGCCCGGCCTGCCCCGCCACCCCGCTGCCGAGCGCATCTTTCTCGACCGGGAAGGGCGCGTGGAGGGGCTGTTCTAG
- a CDS encoding glutathione S-transferase family protein: MAEDLIFYTNPMSRGRMVRWMLEEVGASYETRLLGYGGDMKSADYLAINPMGKVPAIVHGEAVVTEVAAICCYLADTFPEVALVPQRGRARAAYYRWMFFAAGPLEAAVVNRALGVAVSDEQTRMVGYGRYETVMDALEYAVSNGGDYIAGDRFSAADVYVGSHVLWGLRFGSIDKRPAFEAYAARLTERPAYARAGQIDDALLAAAKA; this comes from the coding sequence ATGGCCGAGGACCTCATCTTCTACACCAACCCGATGTCGCGCGGCCGCATGGTCCGCTGGATGCTGGAGGAGGTCGGCGCTTCCTATGAGACGCGCCTCCTCGGCTACGGCGGCGACATGAAGTCGGCGGATTATCTCGCCATCAACCCGATGGGCAAGGTGCCCGCCATCGTGCATGGCGAGGCCGTGGTGACCGAAGTCGCGGCGATCTGCTGCTATCTCGCCGACACGTTTCCCGAAGTCGCCCTCGTGCCGCAGCGCGGTCGGGCGCGCGCTGCCTATTACCGCTGGATGTTCTTCGCCGCCGGCCCGCTGGAAGCCGCGGTCGTCAACCGCGCGCTCGGCGTCGCGGTGTCGGACGAGCAGACCCGCATGGTCGGCTATGGCCGCTACGAGACGGTGATGGACGCGCTGGAATACGCCGTGTCGAATGGCGGCGACTACATCGCCGGCGATCGCTTCTCCGCCGCCGACGTCTATGTCGGCAGCCACGTCCTTTGGGGGCTGCGCTTTGGCTCGATCGACAAGCGGCCGGCCTTCGAGGCCTATGCCGCGCGCCTTACCGAGCGCCCCGCCTACGCCCGCGCCGGCCAGATCGACGACGCGCTTCTGGCGGCGGCCAAGGCTTGA